The nucleotide sequence CTGCATGGTTGCGGCAAAAACCCCTTCTATTACCGGCCGTCCGGCAAGAACAACCTCTGTTTCACCCTTGTCGAGAGAACCGATAAGTTCCTTTACCTTGCGGTACATGACTACCTGTTTGTCGTCACGTTCGATCATGGCCATAATAATGGCGCCCGTACCGTCACGACTGACAATAGTGCCGTTAACCATTTCATTGTCTTCCACGGCAGCCCTAAGGGCGCTAATCTCTTCTGCCGTCCCGGGAACTTCCTTCATGAAAGGGGTAACATCCATGCCGAAATCCGTACCCACAACATTATCGAGGGAGGCAAGACTCACAACATCGGACTTCTTACGATTGAGAATGCCGTCCATATCGCGCAACCCATCGGTGATTTCCCTGATAAGAGCAAGGGTTTCCCCATTGTAAATCCCCGATTTTCCTTTGTTAAAAATACCGACAACGATGGAATCTTTTACCTCGAACCACTCTTCTACCTGGTCGTTATAAGTGACGGTGGGGTGATCATCAGGAAACATGGCTTCAAGGTTAGTTTCACTGCGAAGCCCAGGCAGACGGCTTGCCATGAAGATTGTCAAAATGAGGAGCATGAGCAAAACCGTTTTGGGATGCGCAATGACCCAGTGATTTACTTTTTTCATATTAGGTCTCCTTTTTCTTCACGCCATTTAAAAAAATGGAACTAATATTTGAAAGCGCCTCTTCTACGGAAATATTCATTTGTTCAAGGAGGTCGGGCTGCATAATCGACTGGATAGCGGCGAGATAAAGCTTGGTGGCAATCTGCGTATTAAGGCCCTCTCTGATTCTCCCCTTTTTAATTCCCTCTTCCAGATTTTCAGCAATATTTTTCATGATCTGCACTTGCCGGAATCGTTCAATCTCTCGCCACAAGTCGGGAATATCCTGTTTGATATCGGCGGGGAAGCGATTATTCATAGACGACCGGAGGCGGGTGATTTCCACGACAAGCACTTCAAACCGCTCGACAGGGTCGGAAATGGTCTTTTTCTTTTCTTCAAAAAGGCGGGCCATTTCCTCCTGAAATTGACCAAGGACCTCACAGGCGACTTCTTCCTTGCCGGCAAAGTGCTTGTAAAGCGTTTTCTTGCTAATTCCAAGGTCAGAAGCAATCTCATCCATAGTTACCTTACGGTAACCGTATGTAAAAAAACGCTTTTTTGCTGTATCTATAATTCTTTTTCTCATCAAATCCATGGAAACTTAAAACACCCTCTCGGTTTTTATAGTTTATATATATTCCTGCCGTCTGCACAAGTCAAGGGAAAACTCAAATTACCGTTTTTTTTGATCATTAAACTTCCCATGCACTTCACAAAAAAATAATCCCCAAATGAGCAGTTGCCCATGAATTTATAGTGTAACAGATCGGCTTCACAGCGCTTTCAAAAATCCCTCTTTCAGTCATAGCTTAAACGGGCATTTTTTTGGAAGCGCTCTGCCAGCAAGAAGTTGCGCCGGAAAACATGACCCAACTGCCCTTTCATGGAATAATATTTTTTCTACTGTTGACTCTTACTATTTCCTGTGCTTAGATGATATGTAAAAAAGCAATAGAAAGGAGTATTTATGATTAAACGCAGTTTGATAGTTTTACTGGGGGTGACTTTTCTAATTAACTTTAACGGCTGCCGGGGTTCAAGTGTAGTGCTCAAAAAACCGGCAACTCCCATTAAGCGGGTCGCCATTGCATCTTTCACTGTAAGTGATTGGGGAGGCAGCGTAAAAAGCGGCAGTGTTGGAAGTAACTCCGTTTCCAACCTTATCAACGGAACCCTTGGAAAGCTGGTGAGTTCAACGGAAAAGAGTCTTTCCAAACGGTTCAAGGTAAAAAGCGTTAAAAAATTCATAACCAACAAGACCTACCAGAAACTGGGCTCTGAAAAGGTTCTCACAGTTTACACACCGGTGCTGAGAAAGAAATCCATGCCCGTTTTCACAACCGTCAGCAGGGAATTAAAGGGCGGCATGATCAAACCTGAAACAGCCAAGGCTCTTTGCAAGACACTTAAGGTCGATGCGATCGTACTTATTTTCTCCGAATGGACAGTCAAGCAAGGAGGCTTTATTCCCATAACAAAGGCTGTATCCAAGAATGTTTTCACCATGTGGGACCGTGACGGGAATATAATCGCCAGGAAGAGAATCGACAAGATGGGGACAAAAACCCTGGGCGCCATGGGAATCAAGGCTGTAAATGAAGATACTATCAATGAATGGGGTGATACATCCAGACAGTCCCTTGAGCAGATCATACTATCTAAAGAAGTATCGGGGCTTACCCGTTAAAAATAAAAGATAAATAAAGCCCGAATATTTCCATTTGTTATTGATAAGGCGCATCACCCAATCAGGTGATGCGCCTTTTTTACAGGACAAAGCATTTCATAAATCAATCACTCCACCGCAGGCAGCGGGATATATGCGCAGAAACTGCCTTCCCGTTTTATCGCGGCAATCCGCGGGGAATGCACCCGCCAGAGGCTCAAACTCTTCTTCATTTTGCCGGCAATATGTGTAATAATTTCTATGATGCGCGTCATTAAGAAGGAGGTCTCAGGATAATGGTTCACAAAAGTCTGCGTAAATCTATCGTTCTTCTTTCCGGCGGTCTCGACTCGACGGTTGCCTTTAAAAAAGTCTGCGATGAAACCCATGTTATTCTTGCTATTAGCTTCAACTACGGACAAAGATCCGCAGAAAAGGAGATTGAAGCTGCAAAAAGAATCTGTCGGCAGTTTTCAGTCAACCATCAGGCAATCAGCCTTCCCTGGCTGAGAGACATTACCAATACCTCGCTCGTGGACAGGGAAAAAAATGTGCCTCAACTGAGGGAAAGCGAACTGGACAATGCAACCGGCAAAGCGCATGAGTCAGCTCAGGCAGTATGGGTTCCCAATCGTAACGGCATCTTCATTAATATTGCCGCCGCCTTTTGTGAATCCATGGGCGCAGAACTCCTGGTAACCGGTTTTAATGCGGAAGAAGCGGAAACATTTCCCGATAACTCTCCCCGGTTTATCGGGGCCATCAATGACTCTCTCCACTTTTCTACGTTAAAAGATATTGAAGTGGTAAGCCCCACTCTCGGTTTTGACAAGGCAGGTATCGTACAATTGGGGATCGAGATAGGCGCTCCCCTGGAAAAAATCTGGAGTTGCTATGAAGATGGTGACAGAATGTGCGGCAAGTGTGAATCCTGTATGAGACTAAAACGCGCCCTCTCGGCAAGCGCTTCCGACCTTGAAAAAAAACTGTATCAATAAAAAATAAGCGAAATTATTTGTATAAAAAAACCGGCGCAGGCTTTACCTTCGTCATCAGGGCGAAACTAAAAAATGAAACAGCTCTTCCTGGAAAGAGATTTTTCTGCCACAGGTGAGGCCGGGGGCGATGCAGGTGCTGTTAATATTGCCGAAGTTGTCAAAGGGCATATCCTTTGAGACATTACTGTCCCGGTAAGGGATAACGGATACTGCCATGACATTATATCAAATCCAAGACAGCCGGTACGCCTTCAAAGCGATAAATTGGGCTTCAGAGTTTCACAAAGGGATCAAGGCAAGGAGGAAAAAGGATAGATCCGTCACTTAAAGATGGTTTTGGCAAGTTTTTTGCATCTCTTTTAGACTAGAAAGCAGGGTTTTACCGGTAAATCTGCCGATAAGGAGGTAAACCATGAGCCTGAAAGAGATAGTTGCT is from Deltaproteobacteria bacterium and encodes:
- a CDS encoding TetR/AcrR family transcriptional regulator, with product MRKRIIDTAKKRFFTYGYRKVTMDEIASDLGISKKTLYKHFAGKEEVACEVLGQFQEEMARLFEEKKKTISDPVERFEVLVVEITRLRSSMNNRFPADIKQDIPDLWREIERFRQVQIMKNIAENLEEGIKKGRIREGLNTQIATKLYLAAIQSIMQPDLLEQMNISVEEALSNISSIFLNGVKKKET
- the queC gene encoding 7-cyano-7-deazaguanine synthase QueC gives rise to the protein MVHKSLRKSIVLLSGGLDSTVAFKKVCDETHVILAISFNYGQRSAEKEIEAAKRICRQFSVNHQAISLPWLRDITNTSLVDREKNVPQLRESELDNATGKAHESAQAVWVPNRNGIFINIAAAFCESMGAELLVTGFNAEEAETFPDNSPRFIGAINDSLHFSTLKDIEVVSPTLGFDKAGIVQLGIEIGAPLEKIWSCYEDGDRMCGKCESCMRLKRALSASASDLEKKLYQ